A part of Girardinichthys multiradiatus isolate DD_20200921_A chromosome 12, DD_fGirMul_XY1, whole genome shotgun sequence genomic DNA contains:
- the LOC124877192 gene encoding calcium release-activated calcium channel protein 1-like, protein MSLNEHSMQALSWRKLYLSRAKLKATSRTSALLSGFAMVAMVEVQLERDYDYPPGLLIAFSACTTVLVAVHLFALMISTCILPNLEAVSNVHNLNSVNESPHERMHRHIELAWAFSTVIGTLLFLTEVMLLCWVKFLPLKSTTAKNNGTISSGEAAAIASTCIMVPFGLVFIIFAVHFYRTLVSHKTDRQIRELDQVIQLQKLLNHRPENDELKAAGHFP, encoded by the exons ATGAGCCTGAACGAGCACTCCATGCAGGCGCTGTCCTGGAGAAAGTTGTACTTGAGCCGAGCAAAGCTCAAAGCCACCAGCCGCACTTCGGCTCTCCTGTCGGGTTTCGCAATG GTTGCCATGGTGGAGGTACAGCTGGAGCGGGATTATGACTATCCTCCTGGACTGCTCATTGCCTTCAGCGCCTGCACCACGGTTCTAGTTGCCGTGCATTTGTTTGCCCTCATGATCAGCACCTGCATCCTCCCGAATCTGGAGGCTGTCAGCAACGTTCACAACCTCAACTCAGTGAACGAGTCTCCCCATGAGCGCATGCATCGCCACATAGAGCTGGCCTGGGCCTTTTCCACGGTCATCGGCACCCTCCTCTTTCTCACTGAGGTCATGCTCCTGTGCTGGGTGAAGTTCCTGCCACTCAAAAGTACCACAGCGAAAAACAACGGCACCATCAGCTCCGGCGAGGCAGCGGCCATCGCGTCCACCTGCATAATGGTGCCGTTCGGACTGGTTTTCATCATCTTTGCCGTCCACTTCTACCGCACACTTGTCAGCCACAAAACGGACCGGCAGATCCGAGAGCTGGACCAGGTTATTCAGCTCCAGAAACTGCTGAATCACAGGCCTGAGAATGACGAGCTGAAGGCAGCTGGACATTTCCCCTAA